The DNA sequence GTTATTGGTTGTAATAATTTCGAAAAACTATTAATTTGATCTATTCCTGTGTAAAAATAGTTACTTTTTCATTTTAATGGTGCAAAATGTCCTGTTAAAGCATTTATAATAAAGAAAAACGTACAAAGTGAACCAAAGAAAATTATTGTTTTTGCAAAGTCTTTGATTTTATATTTGAATGGATATAAAATCATCAACGTAGATGAGATAATGACTAAATAACTATGTATTAAAATATAGTCTCAATAATGGTAATTATCTATGTATAAGGCAAAACTATATGTCTGTCCTTTTATATATTCTTTCCCAAATACTACACCATCAAAATCAGCTTGATATTTATTAGCAAAATCGGGGAGTGACATTGCTAAAATTGCACCAAAAATTGCAAAGAAAGCAATGTATTTAAAATATTCTATTTTGTTAAAAAATAAAATAAAACCAATGAATAAACACATTAAACGACAAAAATGTAATGGTAAAATTTCTCAACTTTTTGGAAAGTGATAAATAATTAAAATACTTGTTCTAAAAATCATAAAGATTATTGTTAACAACCCTGCTAATCTGATTAATAAAACCCTTCTCTTAGAATTTATATTACTTCGATTGTAATGGTTTTGTATTTTATCTCTAAATAATCATAAAAAAATCATTGTGAGAAATATTAAAGCAGTAAAAGTATAAAAAATTATTTTACTAATCCCACCAAAAGCATCACCCGTTAATTTAAAACCAGTTCATGAAAAAAACTGTTTTGTAAGTACCAGTATTCCTTTTCTAGCATAAATAAAAAGAAAGCATTAATTTACAAAAAATTAATGCTAGTTTGTTGCAGCTTCTCTTTCTGCTCTTCTTTTAGCTCTTGCTGCTTCTTTAGCTAATTTGTGTGATCTTTTGATAGCACGCGCTTTGTTTCTTTCTCTAATTTCTTTACGCATTTCGCCTCCTATTTTAGTGTTTTATATAGGAAATTTTACTATAAAATATATAAAATAAAAATATTTAATATAGTTTATAATTATAGAGAAAGTCAATAAGAATTAAGGAGAGAAATGGCAAAGCAAACTAGTCCTGAAATTAGCTACAAAATCATTAAAAATATTGCTGTTTTATCAGAATCAAGTAGTGGTTGAAAAAAAGAAGTTAATTTAGTGGAATGAAACGGTAATAAAGCTAAGTATGATATCAGAGACTGAAACTCTGACCGTTCGAAAATGGGAAAAGGTATAACTTTATCTGATGAAGAGGTTAAATCTTTGGTTGAAGTTTTAGAAAAAATAAAATAGTTAAATGTTTAATATCAGGAGCATGTCTTCTGATTTTATTTTAAAATTGATTAAAATTACAATATAGTAATTAATTAAAATAATAGCTAATTTATATGTTTATTGTATTAAAATACACATTATGCTTGTATAATTTTTATTATGATAAAAACTATACAAAAAAATTTTGGAGAGAATTTAAAACAACTTAGAATTTTAAAGAATTTTACACAAGAAGATTTAGCTAATATTTCCGGGATTGACCGCGCTCAAATTTCAAGAATTGAAAGAGGGTTTGTAAATGTTACTTTAGAAACAATTATAAAACTAAAAAATGCTTTAGAAGTTGATTTTTCTAAATTGATAAATACCGAACTAAGTTATAATGCAAAGCCTTTTGTAAAATGAGCTGGTGGTAAAACACAAATACTTCCTAAAATTAAAGAATTTTTACCAAAAGATTTTAATAATTATTATGAACCATTTGTAGGTGGTGGGGCTTTGTTTTTTGAATTAAAACCAAAAAATGCTTATATTAATGATTTTAATAATGATCTTATTTTAGCTTACAAATGTTTTTTGAATAAAATAGAATTTGACAATTTAAAAAAAGAACTAATAAAACATGAATTTAATCATAATGAAAACTATTTTTACCAAGTAAGAGAAATGGATAAATCAGAAAAGTTTAATGAACTGGAATCTTGAATCAAAGCAGCAAGAATGATTTATTTAAACAAATCATGTTTTAATGGGTTGTATAGAGTAAATTCAAAAGGTTTTTTCAATGTACCTTTTGGAAAGAAAGAGAAAATAAAAACTTTTGAAGAAGAAAATTTCAAAGCAATTAGACATCTTTTTAATAAGAATAATATAAAAATTACTAATTTAGATTTTGAAGAATCGGTTAAAGATGCTATGAAGGGTGATTTTGTTTACTTCGATCCTCCTTATGATATATTTCCAGATAAAAATGGTTTTGTTAACTATGACAAAAATGGTTTCGATAAGGAAAAACAAATAAGACTTAGGGACTGCGTCATAAATTTAACAAAAAAAGGTGTAAAAGTTATGGTTTCTAACCATAACACTGATTTTATTAGAGAAATCTATAAAGATTTCAAGATAAATGTTATCTACGCAAAAAGATCAATTAATTCAAGGGGAAGTGGACGAGGAGAAGTTCAGGAGGTTATAATCACTAATTATGAGGAATAAATGCCTAAATTAAAACCTTTTTATGAAAATGATAGTTTCATATTATATAAAAGTGATAATAAACTTAAGAGAATTTTTAATATTTGCTATAATCATATTGGTTCCTTTCTTATTTTTTTGCACTATAATTTTACTAAAAGGACCAAAAATATAAACAGTCATACAGCAATTGTTGTATGACTGTTCTTTTTTATGTTTTAATTATGAACTGATGAAAAAAATAAATCACAATAAGCAAATGAAAGATGTTTGATTGATTGGTTTACCTAAAAAATGAAAAACAATATGGTAAGCATCCTACACAAAAGCCCTTGGAACTTATGGAAAGAATTTTATTATGCTCCACAAGAGAAAATGACTTATTTTTAGATCCTTTTAATGGAAGTGGTACAACTGGTGTAGCATCAAAAAAATTAAATAGGAGATATATTGGTTTTGAAATAGAAACAGAATTTCTAAATATAACAATAGAAAGAGTTAAAAAATTAGTTTAAAAAGTCTTTATTTTGTCAATTATTATAATTATGTACAAATTATTTTGAGGTAAAAATATGAAAAACTATGAAGAATGATTTTCAAAATTTAAAGCAAATATTGCAAGTTATGATTTTTATGTAGACTTTAATAAAGTTTATAAAAATGCTTCAGAATTAAAAATAGAACTAAATATATTAAATTCTCTTGTTGGTTCAAAGAATATCGAACAAGATTTCATAAAAATTGTTGAAAAATATCCAGAAACACTTAAATGTATACCTATTCTTATAGCAAAGAGAGAAAAGACTCTTTTTTGCAATGATAAGGACAATAGTTTTAATTTTGATTTTAAAAACATGAATTACTCAATAAATGATTATGTTTTATTTATGCATAAAACTGGACTATTCGATTTAATTAAGAATAACATTGTAGGCAATTTATATGACTACGTTTTAGGAGTAGAAGTAGGTCTAGATTCTAATTCAAGAAAAAATAGAAGCGGAAAATTGATGGAAAATCTTGTTGAAGAACACATAAAAAATGCAGGTTTTGTTAAAAACAGTACATATTTTAAAGAAATGAAATTATCAGAATTAAAAACGAGAATTGGTAATAAACTTGTTGAATTACACAATTTAAAAGGTTTAATTAAAAAGTTTGATTACATTATTTTTGGGAAAGAAAATATATATTTATGCGAATGTAATTTTTATACTACAAACGGTTCTAAATTAAACGAAATAGCAAGAAGTTATAAAAGCTTATCACAAAAGATTAATAAAATTAATGGATTAAAGTTTGTGTGATTTACAGATGGTTTAGGTTGAAAAGAAAGTAAAAAAATCCTTAAGGAAACATTTGATGTTTTAGAAGATATTTACAATATTCATGAATTAGAAAATGGAATTATTAATAAAAAAATAAAATAAGTACTAAAACATACTAATACTTTTGTGTACTATATCCAAATTTTCTTTTATAATTTAAACATGTTTAATTTTTTAGAAGATAGAATGCAAAAAGCATTGCAAAAAATGTCAAAAAAGACAACAATCACTGAAGATGATTTAAAAGAAATTACTAGAGATATAAAAATGTCACTTCTAGAAGCTGACGTTAACTTAAAAATTGTAAAAGAATTTGTTAACAATGTTAAAGAAAAAACTATTCAATCGAATTTAATTGGTAAACTAAATCCATCTCAACAAATGATCAAAATAGTTCATGAAGAGTTAGTCAGAATTCTTGGTGGTAAGTTTATAGAACCGCAGATAAATAAAAAACCATACGTCATTATGATGGTCGGGCTTCAAGGAAGTGGTAAAACTACAGCTACAGCAAAAATTTCTTACTTTTTTAGAAAGAAAAAATTTGTAGAAAATCCTCTTTTAATAGCTGCAGACATTTATCGTCCTGCTGCAGTTGATCAGTTAGTAACATTGGCTAAGTCAATTCAAATGGATTTTTATGAAGAAGGTGTTAAAAATAGTCCATTAGATATTGTTAAAAACGGTTTAATAAAAGCAAGAGAAAACAAGAATGATTTAATTATTATTGATACAGCCGGACGTCTTTCAATCGACGAAAACTTAATGAATGAACTTTTTGAGATTAAAAAAGTTGCAAATCCTGATGAAATATTCTTTGTTGCAGATTCAATGTCAGGTCAAGATATTATTAATGTAGCCCAAACTTTCCATGAAAAATTAAAACTTACCGGTACAATCATTACTAAATTAGATTCTGATGCTAGAGGTGGAGCTGCTTTAAGTATTAGACAACTTCTTAATTTGCCAATCCGTTTCATTGGTACAGGTGAAAAAGTTGCTAACTTGGATTTATTTTATCCAGATAGAATGGCAGATAGAATCTTAGGTATGGGTGATGTTATGTCACTTATTGAAAAAGCTAGTGACGTAATTGATGAGAAAAAAGCCGCAAAAATGGTTAACAAAATGTTTTCTGGTAGCTTTACTTTAGATGATCTTTTAGACCAATTAAATCAAATGAAAAAACTTGGTAAATTCTCTAAATTACTAAAAATGTTGCCTGGAAATTTAAGTAGCAAGATTAATGAAGAAGAATTAGATAAAGCAGAAGAAAAAATGAGAATTTATGAAATTTTAATTAACTCAATGACTAAACAAGAAAGAAAAAACCCTAAACTTCTTAAATTAGCTTCACGTAAAGAAAGAATTATCAAAGGTAGCGGAAGAACAGCTCAGGAATTTAATAGACTGATGAACGAATATGACATGATGGTTAAAAAAATGAGTGAACTTGGTAAAACTATAGGAAGGGGAGGAAATCCTTTTGGTGGATTATTTTAGAAGGAAATTAATATGGAAATAACACAAGAATTGTTAAAAAAAATTAACTCTAAATATTCAAAATCTAAATCAAATAAAATTATCGAAAACACAATAGTAAAAAACGGAATTGATGCTTCGAGTATTAATCATCACACAATTAAAAAACATAATTTTATTTTTAATATAGAAACAGAAAAAGGTGAAATAACTAATCAAAAAAATAGTGGTAGATGTTGAATTTTTGCTTCCTTAAATATGGCTAGAGTAATAGTTATGAAAAAACTTAATATCGAAAATATTGAACTATCTCAAAATTATTTAGCCTTTTATGATAAATTAGAAAAAGCTAATACATTTCTTGAAAATATTGAACTAACTAAACATTTAGATATTTCGGATCATTTAGTACAACAATTTTTAGCTTCACCAACTCCTGATGGTGGATATTGAGAATACTTTCAAAGTTTAGTTACAAAGTATGGAGTTGTACCAAAAGAAGTTATGCCAGAAACTTTTCAATCTGAGAGAACTTTTGAATTGAATGATCATCTATTCTTAAGATTGAGAAAATATGCCAAATTAATTAGAGAAACTAGTTCAAAAGATAAAATAGAACAACTTAAAGAAGATTGCCTTAGTGAAATTTATGACATTCTTTGTAAATGTTTAGGTGTTCCACCTAAAAAATTTAATTTTGAATACAAAGATAAAGATAAAAAATATGAAAAAATTGAAAACATAACACCTAGCGAATTCTTTGAAAAATATGTAGGTAAAGAATTCACAGATAAAGTTGACATCATTCATGATCCTAGAAACATTTATAAACATGGTAGTGCTTTTGTATTAAAATATGCATATAGCGTTTTAAATAAAAATGAAGTTAAAATGATAAATGTGCCTTTACAAGAGTTAAAAAATGCAACAATAAATTCATTAAAAGATGGTAACCCTGTTTGATTTGGTTGTGACGTTGCTAAATATTCAAATTCTAAGCTAGGAATAATGGATACAGATTTATTTAACTACAATGATATTTTTTCAGATACTTCAGATTTTACAAAAGCCGATAGACTTCAATATCGCGAAAGTGGATTATCTCATGCTATGTCATTCGTTGGTGTTAATTTAGATAAAAAAGATAACGTAACAAACTGAATGGTTGAAAACTCATGAGGAAGCGATTCAGGTAAAAAAGGAATATTCTCTATGTCTGACAAATGATTTGACGAATTCAATTACTCGGTTATTGTTGATAAAAAATATATCAATGAATTATATTTAAAAACCGCTGAAAAAGAAATTGTTGAAATCGAACCATGAGATGTTTTATGTAAATTCAGCTAGAAGAACTTTGTTAAGTTCTTTTTTATTTTATTTAAGTTAACATACTTTCCAAGTTTAATCCAAAAATATCAATTTTCAATAAAAAACATAACTTTATTAACTTTTTGAAAAAATTACATAAGAATTTTAGTTAAATTAATGGTTTAAATATCAATAATAAAAAAGTCTTCAAAGGAATAAGATGTTGAAAAATTAAGGACATTATGCTACTAAATGGGAAAGTTAATAAAAAAAGTTGACATAGTCAACTTATAGTTAAAAAGTCTTCATTAAATCATCAATGTCTTCTCTAGTTATTTCGTTATTTTCTTTATATTTATCAATTCTTTTTAAATTAGTGTTAATGTTGTCTTCAAAAACGGTTATTTTGTCAGTTATATTAAAGAAGGATTGTACAGAAATCAAAAGAGTAACAACAACAGAAATAAAAGCTATACTAACAAAATAAATCATGGTTTGGTGAGGATACTCATTAAATCTTATCGAGTATAAATTTAAGATAATTATTATTGAGGAAATAACTAAAGTAAGAACACTTAGAAAAACAAAACAATATTTGCTTATTAAATATTTTCTTAATACTGATTTATATTTTTCGTGGTTATTTAATAATTCAGAACGTTTTTTTAATTTTGCTTTTCTCATTCTTTAATTTCCTCTCTTTCAAATTTTTCCTTGTTAGAAAGATAAAATATTCTTTTATACAGAATATAGTCTCTATCAACTTGCTTTTTATTTCCATAATAAAATTTCTTTTCATTGTAAATCATCATTTCCATATTTAATTTATTCAACAATGATTTTTTTTCAATAAATTTAGTGTTAACTAAAAAAAATGAAATGATACCTGAGAATAAACTTAGAATAGCGTTAATAATTGTTGTAGTTAATACGTAGTTAGAGTCTTGATTTAATCAACTATTATAAGGATTTATTGTATCTCCATAATATTTAGATGCCCCTGCAAGATAAATTATTGCTATTGTACCAACAATAAAAGTTGTAATAATTGTGATTGAATTTAGAAAGTAGTAAAAGAAACCATAAACTATTATTTGTTTTTTAGTTTTTGAAATCGTTCTTTTAGATTCTTTTAATGCATCAAACATTATTTTTTTCCTTTCTTCAATTGTTGTTTTACAACATCTGCTACAATTATTTTTCTTTTCTGGTTTGCATTTATTCATAAAATATCAATGAATTCACTTAATTCTTCATCAGAAATTAACCCAGATGAATGCTTTACATATAAATCTTTAATAGTCGTTAAGTACTTTTTGTATTCATTTGTTCTAGCATTATATTTATAAATTTCTATTATAATGGTTAAAATAAAACCAAAAATAATCATAATAGCTAAACACAGAATCAACACTAGAGAAGTTTTTTGATATCACTGAGATGAATTTTCTAGTTTAATAATGTTTAATATTTTAACTAAAGCAATAAAAGCTAAAACAACAGCTGTAATATTAAGTATTGCTATACTTAAACTTATAATTTTGTCTACTAATTTATATCTCTTTAACTTTTTTCTATCTTTATTAATTTTTTCATTTATCACATTCAAAATATTTTGCATATCTATATTTTATTAAATTTTTTATAAATAAAAATTGTAGTATAATTTTATTGCATATTGTTCGGAATGCAGTATGCAGCAAATTTTCGCTTAAATTATTCCAATTAACCATTGTTTATTGTTCATAATACAAAAAACATTATTTATATATTTTTTTCTTTAGTATAAAAACTTTTTATTCAATTCAAAATTATTTATATATTTCATGTCTATTATTTATAATTATTGTGTATAGCATAGTAAATCCATAGTTTACTCTCATATATATTTATTAAATAATAATGGAAAGCAACCGAGGTTGCTTTTCTTTTTTTATTCTCATAGAATTCAAACATCGAAATTTAACTTAAATAAAAAAAGAAAACTATAGTTTTCTATAGTTCCCTATAATGATTTAATTTCTTCAACTAATTGTTCATATGGTCTATAACCTAAAAAGTCTTTAACTCTTTCGCCATTTTTATAAACAAATGTAGCAGGAATTGATTGTACACCCATATCTAATGCATAATCTTTATCTTTATCAATATCAACTCTGTAAATTTCAATTCCGTCTTTTTCACTTAGTTCAATTAAAGAATTTTTATACATTCTACATGGAGCACATCATGTTGCATGAAAAACTAATAATTTTGTTCCATTTTTTAGTCCATCACCTAATTCTTGTCTAGTTGTTTCTTTTAACATAGTTACCTCTCTATTTTTATAAAAAGTTATTTTTTTACAATAAAAATTGATTAAAATATATTTTTTACTTTTTTATTATACTAAAAAAAATAGTTTTAAAAAGTTTTTATAAAAAAAGTCCAAAAGGACTTATTTATACGGAACCACATGAATGTGTGTGTGAAAAATGGTTTGTCCAGCTTTGGGACCAGTGTTAACTTGAATTCTGAAATCTGTTATACCATTTTTAATTAATCTATCATTAATTAATTTTCTCACAATTCTCATTGCGTAAATAAATTCTTCATCAGAGTTTTCAATTATATTTTTAGATTGACTTTTAGGAACCACCAAGAAATGTCCTGGTTGCTCAGGATATGCATCTAAAAATGCTATTACAACATCGTCTTCATAAATTATTGATGCAGGAATTTCTCTATCAATTATTTTTTTAAAAATATCCATAATTATTAAATGAAATCACTTCCTTTGAGAGTTTCCTTAAGAATTTCATAAATTGGTTCTAATCTATACCCAATTTTCTTAAATGAACTAATAGCTTTAGTTGTTATTGAAGTATCACTAAAACTTAACATAATCATTAATTCTGTCAATTTATCTTTGAAAATTGATTCATCAAATGAAAGAATTTTTTCAACTTTAGTCTTATCGTCTTCAACTTTTTCAATTTCTTTAACGGTTGGAATTATTTGTACAACATAAGCTGCTTTAAGTTTTTTTGATTCTTCATCATAAAGCGAAATCGATGTGCTTAATTTACCTTCATTATTTACTGAAACAATTTTTTTATCTGCATTGTTTGAATAGAAACCATCCACAACAGCATCTTTATTTTTTGCAATTAATTTACTGAATGTGTAATCTAAATTGTATTTAGAAGCATTATTAACAACAATTCCTTTATATCCACCAAATTCAGTAAGATATTTTCTATTTGGTAGAAGCATTTCGTTTTCTGAAACTCTGTAATTTAAGTCATATTTGTCAGCTAATAATTCTTTAAAATCATTTGTTGTATTAAGAATTTTATTTCTTGTAACAAAAATGTTTGATGTATTAGTTTCTTCATATTCTCAAACTTGATATGGTTTACTATCTATTATGTAACTGATTAAATTATAATAATTCAAGTCATACTTAGCTTTGTTTGTTTCAAAGTTAGAATCAAGTTTTTTTAATTCTTCTTCATTATTGATTGAGAAGTATTTTAATGTTAAGAGCGAATTGTTGATTGTTTTATTAATTTCTGTTTTACCGTTTTTATAAATTAATTCAAACACCTCAGCTCCAGGTTTAACAGTAGGAATATTAAAAGGAGCTAAAACTTTTTGTTCTTCGGCAGTTAATCAACCTTTTTTATTTCATTCTGAATACATTTTAACGAAGAAATTTGCATCTTTTGATAAATTATTCGATGCGTATATATCAAATGCTAATAGAGCTTCCTTATAAAACTTTGATTCTTTATTGTCTAAATAGTCAGAAAGTTTTTTTATTTCGTTATTTCCTTCACTATATAAGTCTAATAAAACTTTTTCAGTTCAGATTGATTCAGCAATACTTTTGATTTCATCACTTCTGAAATCATCATCTTGTTTAGTTTTTTCAGTGGAATTTTCTACTCTACCACAAGAAACAACACTTAAAGCAGGTAAAACAAGAAGTGATGTTGATAATAAATATTTTATTTTATTCATTATTTATTTTCTCCTTTATCTACGTTTAAGTAATCATTTAATTGATGATATAAAATTTCACCAAATTCTTTTTCAGATAAATTAGGCTTATCTGAGGTTTTATCATAATCAATGTATACTTTACCATTTACAAGAGAAATATTATAAACAGAGCCTTTATTTACCAATTCTTTTATTCAATCGTTAACTTTTGAATAAATATTTATTACTTCAGCTTGCTTATCACCATTTATTAAAATATTATTTGATACAAGAGTGTTTTTAATATCTTCATCAGTGAATTGTGTATTATTTGATGATAATCTTTTGTCTAATTTAAGGTATTCTTTAAAATTATTATCTTCTAACATTTTATTTAGGACTATATTTTTATTTTCTAACTCACTATTAATAATATTAAGTGAATTGAAATAAGGAGTTTTATCGTTTGCTACAGCATTTAAATCATATTTAACCAATTTCATTAAATGATCATAGTCAGTAACTTCATCAAATTTAAATATAGTTAAACCTTTTGAAGTTGGAATTAATTTAGCATTGTCCATCCCTTCAATTGAATAAACGATTGAATAGAAATTTTTATTATTGATACTTATTGATAACACTTTATTATAAAGTTCATTGATTTGTTGATTGAATTCTAAATCACTCATAGAAGTGATTTCACCTTCCATAATGCTTATTATTTCAGAAGCCTTATCAATAATTTTATTTTTAATAATGTTTTTTTCTTCTCTAGAACCATTTTTGTATTCTTCTGATTCTTTTAGTTCTTTAATTTCGTTTTTAAGATTTTCAATTCTTAATTCAGTTTTTTCAGCAAACTTAAATTCAAATAATGTGTTTAAATTAACAGAAGGTAATTTTGAATCTTTATTTTCAAAAATTTCTGTCATTGTACTTAATGCATAAGCCATATCTTTATTTTTAGCTAAAGTTAAATAATTTTGCACCCCTAAAGAACCTAGATTATTCTTTACTTCAGAGTCATCTATTGAAAGAAGTTTTAGATAATTTTCATAATTACTTTTAGCACTATTAGAAATAAGGTTATTTTCAAGAAGATAATATTCTAATTTATCAAATTTTTGAATTAAAGTGTAATTAGGAATTAATTCATCATTAATTAATGAGTTAATTAAAAATTGTAAATATTGTTGTTTATCAACTTTAAATGAACCTGTTACAGAATTTTCAAGAACACCTGGAATAGTAAATGTACTTACAACATAGTTTTTATTTAATTTATCAAATTCTTTAAAGTAATCTAAAATGGTGTCTCAATTTTCAGTTACAAAACTACTTGACTTTAATAGAGTTATCTTATTTGAGTTTTTATCAATGAAATAATTTTTTCCTTCAATGAATTGTGGGAAAACTTTTTCTCCTTTGTGGA is a window from the Mycoplasma anserisalpingitidis genome containing:
- a CDS encoding YwaF family protein — encoded protein: MIFRTSILIIYHFPKSWEILPLHFCRLMCLFIGFILFFNKIEYFKYIAFFAIFGAILAMSLPDFANKYQADFDGVVFGKEYIKGQTYSFALYIDNYHYWDYILIHSYLVIISSTLMILYPFKYKIKDFAKTIIFFGSLCTFFFIINALTGHFAPLKWKSNYFYTGIDQINSFSKLLQPITKWPFIFVAEFILGFVFITLATILHIVLANLKVSLNKGTKFLTIQKRFTFKEFFEWTKKNN
- a CDS encoding YdbC family protein, giving the protein MAKQTSPEISYKIIKNIAVLSESSSGWKKEVNLVEWNGNKAKYDIRDWNSDRSKMGKGITLSDEEVKSLVEVLEKIK
- a CDS encoding Dam family site-specific DNA-(adenine-N6)-methyltransferase, with translation MIKTIQKNFGENLKQLRILKNFTQEDLANISGIDRAQISRIERGFVNVTLETIIKLKNALEVDFSKLINTELSYNAKPFVKWAGGKTQILPKIKEFLPKDFNNYYEPFVGGGALFFELKPKNAYINDFNNDLILAYKCFLNKIEFDNLKKELIKHEFNHNENYFYQVREMDKSEKFNELESWIKAARMIYLNKSCFNGLYRVNSKGFFNVPFGKKEKIKTFEEENFKAIRHLFNKNNIKITNLDFEESVKDAMKGDFVYFDPPYDIFPDKNGFVNYDKNGFDKEKQIRLRDCVINLTKKGVKVMVSNHNTDFIREIYKDFKINVIYAKRSINSRGSGRGEVQEVIITNYEE
- a CDS encoding site-specific DNA-methyltransferase produces the protein MVYLKNEKQYGKHPTQKPLELMERILLCSTRENDLFLDPFNGSGTTGVASKKLNRRYIGFEIETEFLNITIERVKKLV
- a CDS encoding type II restriction endonuclease, encoding MKNYEEWFSKFKANIASYDFYVDFNKVYKNASELKIELNILNSLVGSKNIEQDFIKIVEKYPETLKCIPILIAKREKTLFCNDKDNSFNFDFKNMNYSINDYVLFMHKTGLFDLIKNNIVGNLYDYVLGVEVGLDSNSRKNRSGKLMENLVEEHIKNAGFVKNSTYFKEMKLSELKTRIGNKLVELHNLKGLIKKFDYIIFGKENIYLCECNFYTTNGSKLNEIARSYKSLSQKINKINGLKFVWFTDGLGWKESKKILKETFDVLEDIYNIHELENGIINKKIK
- the ffh gene encoding signal recognition particle protein; translation: MFNFLEDRMQKALQKMSKKTTITEDDLKEITRDIKMSLLEADVNLKIVKEFVNNVKEKTIQSNLIGKLNPSQQMIKIVHEELVRILGGKFIEPQINKKPYVIMMVGLQGSGKTTATAKISYFFRKKKFVENPLLIAADIYRPAAVDQLVTLAKSIQMDFYEEGVKNSPLDIVKNGLIKARENKNDLIIIDTAGRLSIDENLMNELFEIKKVANPDEIFFVADSMSGQDIINVAQTFHEKLKLTGTIITKLDSDARGGAALSIRQLLNLPIRFIGTGEKVANLDLFYPDRMADRILGMGDVMSLIEKASDVIDEKKAAKMVNKMFSGSFTLDDLLDQLNQMKKLGKFSKLLKMLPGNLSSKINEEELDKAEEKMRIYEILINSMTKQERKNPKLLKLASRKERIIKGSGRTAQEFNRLMNEYDMMVKKMSELGKTIGRGGNPFGGLF
- a CDS encoding aminopeptidase C, producing MEITQELLKKINSKYSKSKSNKIIENTIVKNGIDASSINHHTIKKHNFIFNIETEKGEITNQKNSGRCWIFASLNMARVIVMKKLNIENIELSQNYLAFYDKLEKANTFLENIELTKHLDISDHLVQQFLASPTPDGGYWEYFQSLVTKYGVVPKEVMPETFQSERTFELNDHLFLRLRKYAKLIRETSSKDKIEQLKEDCLSEIYDILCKCLGVPPKKFNFEYKDKDKKYEKIENITPSEFFEKYVGKEFTDKVDIIHDPRNIYKHGSAFVLKYAYSVLNKNEVKMINVPLQELKNATINSLKDGNPVWFGCDVAKYSNSKLGIMDTDLFNYNDIFSDTSDFTKADRLQYRESGLSHAMSFVGVNLDKKDNVTNWMVENSWGSDSGKKGIFSMSDKWFDEFNYSVIVDKKYINELYLKTAEKEIVEIEPWDVLCKFS
- a CDS encoding DUF4231 domain-containing protein, which encodes MFDALKESKRTISKTKKQIIVYGFFYYFLNSITIITTFIVGTIAIIYLAGASKYYGDTINPYNSWLNQDSNYVLTTTIINAILSLFSGIISFFLVNTKFIEKKSLLNKLNMEMMIYNEKKFYYGNKKQVDRDYILYKRIFYLSNKEKFEREEIKEWEKQN
- a CDS encoding thioredoxin family protein yields the protein MLKETTRQELGDGLKNGTKLLVFHATWCAPCRMYKNSLIELSEKDGIEIYRVDIDKDKDYALDMGVQSIPATFVYKNGERVKDFLGYRPYEQLVEEIKSL
- the hinT gene encoding histidine triad protein HinT — encoded protein: MDIFKKIIDREIPASIIYEDDVVIAFLDAYPEQPGHFLVVPKSQSKNIIENSDEEFIYAMRIVRKLINDRLIKNGITDFRIQVNTGPKAGQTIFHTHIHVVPYK
- a CDS encoding HinT-interacting membrane complex lipoprotein P60, giving the protein MNKIKYLLSTSLLVLPALSVVSCGRVENSTEKTKQDDDFRSDEIKSIAESIWTEKVLLDLYSEGNNEIKKLSDYLDNKESKFYKEALLAFDIYASNNLSKDANFFVKMYSEWNKKGWLTAEEQKVLAPFNIPTVKPGAEVFELIYKNGKTEINKTINNSLLTLKYFSINNEEELKKLDSNFETNKAKYDLNYYNLISYIIDSKPYQVWEYEETNTSNIFVTRNKILNTTNDFKELLADKYDLNYRVSENEMLLPNRKYLTEFGGYKGIVVNNASKYNLDYTFSKLIAKNKDAVVDGFYSNNADKKIVSVNNEGKLSTSISLYDEESKKLKAAYVVQIIPTVKEIEKVEDDKTKVEKILSFDESIFKDKLTELMIMLSFSDTSITTKAISSFKKIGYRLEPIYEILKETLKGSDFI